In Paralichthys olivaceus isolate ysfri-2021 chromosome 1, ASM2471397v2, whole genome shotgun sequence, the following are encoded in one genomic region:
- the nudt21 gene encoding cleavage and polyadenylation specificity factor subunit 5 isoform X2, with the protein MSVVPPSRSAAGWPRGGAVQFGNKYLSGPAKPLTLERTINLYPLTNYTFGTKEPLYEKDSSVAARFQRMREEFDKMGMRRTVEGVLIVHEHRLPHVLLLQLGTTFFKLPGGELSAGEDEVEGLKRLMTEILGRQDGVKQDWVIDDCIGNWWRPNFEPPQYPYIPAHITKPKEHKKLFLVQLQEKALFAVPKNYKLVAAPLFELYDNAPGYGPIISSLPQLLSRFNFIYN; encoded by the exons ATGTCCGTGGTGCCTCCCAGTCGTTCGGCCGCCGGCTGGCCGCGCGGTGGTGCCGTTCAGTTCGGGAACAAGTACCTCAGCGGGCCCGCGAAACCGCTCACCCTGGAGAGGACCATCAACCT ATATCCTCTCACCAACTACACATTCGGCACCAAGGAGCCTCTGTATGAGAAGGACAGTTCAGTGGCAGCCCGGTTCCAGAGGATGCGGGAGGAGTTTGATAAAATGGGAATGCGAAGGACAGTCGAGGGTGTCCTCATTGTTCATGAACACAGGCTGCCTCATGTGTTGCTTCTACAGCTGGGCACCACCTTCTTTAAACT GCCTGGTGGAGAGCTGAGTGCTGGAGAAGATGAGGTGGAGGGTCTGAAGCGTCTGATGACTGAG ATCCTTGGGCGACAGGACGGGGTGAAGCAGGACTGGGTGATTGACGACTGCATCGGAAACTGGTGGCGTCCCAACTTCGAGCCTCCACAG taCCCCTACATTCCAGCTCACATCACCAAACCCAAGGAGCATAAGAAACTGTTTCTTGTCCAGCTGCAGGAAAAGG CGCTGTTTGCTGTCCCCAAGAACTACAAACTGGTGGCAGCACCATTGTTTGAACTGTATGACAATGCTCCTGGATATGGACCGATCATTTCCAGTCTACCGCAGCTACTGAGCAG GTTCAACTTCATCTACAACTAA
- the nudt21 gene encoding cleavage and polyadenylation specificity factor subunit 5 isoform X1 produces the protein MSVVPPSRSAAGWPRGGAVQFGNKYLSGPAKPLTLERTINLYPLTNYTFGTKEPLYEKDSSVAARFQRMREEFDKMGMRRTVEGVLIVHEHRLPHVLLLQLGTTFFKLPGGELSAGEDEVEGLKRLMTEILGRQDGVKQDWVIDDCIGNWWRPNFEPPQYPYIPAHITKPKEHKKLFLVQLQEKALFAVPKNYKLVAAPLFELYDNAPGYGPIISSLPQLLSRFNCGQQGGTEPTALQTDIHPADISEHNTGDLLKLSN, from the exons ATGTCCGTGGTGCCTCCCAGTCGTTCGGCCGCCGGCTGGCCGCGCGGTGGTGCCGTTCAGTTCGGGAACAAGTACCTCAGCGGGCCCGCGAAACCGCTCACCCTGGAGAGGACCATCAACCT ATATCCTCTCACCAACTACACATTCGGCACCAAGGAGCCTCTGTATGAGAAGGACAGTTCAGTGGCAGCCCGGTTCCAGAGGATGCGGGAGGAGTTTGATAAAATGGGAATGCGAAGGACAGTCGAGGGTGTCCTCATTGTTCATGAACACAGGCTGCCTCATGTGTTGCTTCTACAGCTGGGCACCACCTTCTTTAAACT GCCTGGTGGAGAGCTGAGTGCTGGAGAAGATGAGGTGGAGGGTCTGAAGCGTCTGATGACTGAG ATCCTTGGGCGACAGGACGGGGTGAAGCAGGACTGGGTGATTGACGACTGCATCGGAAACTGGTGGCGTCCCAACTTCGAGCCTCCACAG taCCCCTACATTCCAGCTCACATCACCAAACCCAAGGAGCATAAGAAACTGTTTCTTGTCCAGCTGCAGGAAAAGG CGCTGTTTGCTGTCCCCAAGAACTACAAACTGGTGGCAGCACCATTGTTTGAACTGTATGACAATGCTCCTGGATATGGACCGATCATTTCCAGTCTACCGCAGCTACTGAGCAG GTTCAACTGTGGACAGCAGGGTGGCACGGAGCCTACAGCTCTACAGACTGATATCCATCCTGCTGATATTTCTGAACACAACACTGGAGACCTTTTAAAATTGAGTAACTAA
- the LOC109636841 gene encoding uncharacterized protein isoform X1, translating into MCTWMFQDAWMKQTSVRSLCSSLSSSSYFITIFLSWFSTQRGGGRERRGSVVRSVSLARPGPSHISVEALHTAGACALSNGASATEPRQQSSTATACRVSPMELPLGGPALRHYTQSRPRPHRQKLNYRPSRPQETIIESEHEVLELMGRVDEGVEEFFTKRVLPTDTLKNQDEETITVHEVAPASSAPCPPQTKTLRRKLGDFFTLKKRRGLKSETSQEGRPKKASIADFIRPLREVARAEKDKDRVKELDKENEKEKAKDGETALQETPVSGAPLLRGDAAPPRRALREGKSQSLILLSGSAAAGSTNARNTAKKQFEGQNSFEQKLHLMLQRIGVSKPPPGETQNQEGEMKKAESEGTIIDSKPEPSASFSKPRTMSASSDTRHQIRPSVSAHESAGKPALLPKPVIKPGPPPTTSGRNTPENELAQIQEGEANTPTKLSPTAAPSPPPAPTATTIPTVPTISDSIPDSLSPSSTVTPSDTDICTDSVNTTAAATTPTNATELDSTASEGSVATTTLPTTTTPTTLTSTTTPTDPPATVSVISTPSVSIPPSPSVTSDLTTTTTPSITSMESVSVPISGSSVSAALPNLSPISTLPELNGILSVDASPGDAAISVNSTAASPSTSTSTAPSCLSTTTNSVTEASDDSTLVTSSCCVTLHSSFTETTSPTSNSYDAITSTISPDAPVTTSPALICAAPPPTTSTSTSTTTTRSPTPNDCINSISASTITHPVIPSPTDICVPSTSCVGTTPTDTTSTTTTLNHAETTPTSSSATTAAVSSTLSTDSDPDYFNNATTTLTIPTTPMIYVSDSSSATSQHLTSPAPSNDCPCQDKDLQTSPEEQPSADPAEMSTVADEKVEMVQKSKQTEMDEEKEVVDGEKRHEKPTLVSSEETRKEVQEESEKAEEDAVAEPLSGKEGEWCEVSDEVEVKEGEVEEGVVEDPKQEETKSTSEK; encoded by the exons ATGTGCACATGGATGTTCCAGGATGCATGGATGAAACAAACGTCGGTGAGGTCATTGtgctcctctctttcttcctcttcttattTTATCACCATCTTTCTCTCATGGTTTTCCACTCAgaggggagggggcagagaaAGGCGAGGCTCTGTTGTCAGATCTGTCAGTCTAGCCCGGCCTGGCCCCTCCCACATCAGTGTGGAAGCATTACATACTGCTGGTGCTTGTGCTCTTAGCAACGGTGCCTCAGCAACAGAGCCACGGCAACAGAGCTCCACGGCAACAGCGTGCCGTGTCTCCCCAATGGAGCTGCCATTGGGCGGACCAGCGCTCAGGCACTACACCCAGAGCAGACCGAGACCTCATCGACAAAAACTGAACTATCGTCCCAGCAGACCACAG GAGACAATAATCGAGAGTGAACATGAAGTCCTCGAGCTCATGGGGCGAGTGGATGAAGGAGTTGAAGAGTTCTTTACTAAGAGGGTACTTCCTACTGATACACT GAAAAATCAGGATGAGGAAACCATCACAGTGCACGAAGTGGCTCCTGCCAGCTCCGCCCCTTGTCCACCCCAGACGAAAACACTAAGGAGGAAGCTTGGTGATTTCTTCACACTCAAAAAGAGACGAGGTCTGAAATCAGAGACAAGCCAGGAGGGGCGCCCCAAAAAGGCCTCCATTGCTGATTTCATTCGCCCACTCAGGGAGGTCGCCAGAGCTGAGAAAGATAAGGACAGAGTAAAGGAACTTGAcaaggaaaatgaaaaggaaaaagcgAAAGACGGAGAGACGGCTCTTCAGGAGACACCTGTTTCTGGTGCTCCCCTATTGAGAGGTGATGCGGCACCTCCCCGCCGAGCTCTCAGAGAGGGGAAGTCCCAATCTCTCATTCTGCTTTCTggatcagcagctgcagggtcTACCAATGCCAGAAACACTGCAAAG AAACAATTCGAAGGCCAGAATAGTTTTGAACAGAAACTCCATCTCATGCTTCAACGTATTGGAGTTTCCAAACCCCCACCAGGAGAGACACAG AAtcaggagggagagatgaaaaaaGCAGAATCTGAAG GAACCATCATTGACAGTAAACCTGAGCCATCTGCTTCTTTCTCAAAACCTCGAACAATGTCTGCGTCCTCAg ATACAAGGCATCAAATTCGACCAAGTGTGTCAGCACACGAGTCAGCTGGGAAACCTGCTCTGCTCCCAAAGCCAGTCATCAAGCCAGGTCCACCCCCCACAACATCTGGCCGCAACACACCTGAGAACGAGCTGGCCCAAATACAGGAAGGGGAGGCGAACACGCCCACTAAACTCAGTCCAACTGCAgccccgtctcctcctcccgCCCCCACTGCTACCACCATTCCTACTGTTCCGACAATCTCAGATTCAATCCCCGACTCACTTTCCCCTTCAAGTACTGTAACTCCCTCTGACACAGATATATGCACTGACTCTGTTAACACTACTGCAGCAGCTACAACACCCACAAATGCTACAGAGCTTGACAGCACAGCCTCAGAGGGTAGTGTAGCTACAACCACActgcccaccaccaccaccccaacAACCCTCACAAGCACCACTACACCCACCGATCCCCCTGCCACTGTCTCAGTTATTTCCACTCCCTCTGTGTCCATCCCTCCGAGCCCCTCTGTCACTTCCGATCTAACGACAACAACTACGCCCTCCATTACCTCCATGGAATCTGTCTCTGTTCCCATTAGTGGAAGTTCAGTTTCCGCAGCATTGCCAAATCTGTCGCCTATATCGACTTTGCCAGAGCTAAATGGTATTCTCTCAGTTGATGCATCTCCTGGTGACGCGGCTATTTCTGTCAACAGCACAGCTGCTTCACCCTCCACCAGCACATCAACTGCACCATCATGCTTGTCCACCACCACCAATTCAGTAACTGAAGCTAGTGATGATTCCACTTTGGTCACCTCTTCCTGCTGTGTGACTTTACATTCATCATTTACCGAAACTACATCTCCAACATCAAACTCCTATGATGCCATCACATCTACTATCTCACCTGATGCCCCTGTTACCACTTCCCCCGCCCTGATCTGTGCTGCCCCtcctcccaccacctccacctccacctctaCCACCACCACTAGAAGCCCAACTCCAAATGACTGCATCAACTCCATCTCTGCTTCCACCATTACTCACCCAGTCATTCCTAGCCCCACTGACATATGTGTTCCCTCTACATCTTGTGTTGGAACGACCCCCACAGACACCacttccaccaccaccactttaAACCATGCAGAAACCACTCCCACCAGCAGCTCAGCAACCACAGCTGCAGTTAGCTCCACACTGTCGACTGACTCAGACCCAGATTATTTTAACAATGCCACCACTACACTCACTATCCCCACAACCCCAATGATCTATGTTAGTGATAGCTCAAGTGCTACTTCTCAACATTTGACCAGTCCAGCCCCCTCTAATGATTGTCCATGCCAAGATAAGGATCTACAGACATCTCCTGAAGAACAACCCAGTGCAGATCCCGCAGAAATGAGCACAG tGGCAGATGAGAAGGTTGAGATGGTTCAAAAGAGCAAACAGACTGAAATGGATGAGGAAAAGGAAGTTGTTGATGGTGAGAAGAGGCATGAAAAACCAACGTTGGTCAGCAGTGAAGAAACAAGGAAAGAAGTGcaggaagaaagtgagaaagCTGAAGAAGACGCAGTGGCTGAACCTCTATCGGGGAAAGAGGGTGAGTGGTGTGAGGTGAGTGATGAGGTAGAAGTCAAAGAGGGAGAAGTAGAAGAGGGAGTAGTTGAGGATccaaaacaagaggaaacaaagtCAACAAGCGAGAAGTAA
- the LOC109636841 gene encoding uncharacterized protein isoform X3 codes for MELPLGGPALRHYTQSRPRPHRQKLNYRPSRPQETIIESEHEVLELMGRVDEGVEEFFTKRVLPTDTLKNQDEETITVHEVAPASSAPCPPQTKTLRRKLGDFFTLKKRRGLKSETSQEGRPKKASIADFIRPLREVARAEKDKDRVKELDKENEKEKAKDGETALQETPVSGAPLLRGDAAPPRRALREGKSQSLILLSGSAAAGSTNARNTAKKQFEGQNSFEQKLHLMLQRIGVSKPPPGETQNQEGEMKKAESEGTIIDSKPEPSASFSKPRTMSASSDTRHQIRPSVSAHESAGKPALLPKPVIKPGPPPTTSGRNTPENELAQIQEGEANTPTKLSPTAAPSPPPAPTATTIPTVPTISDSIPDSLSPSSTVTPSDTDICTDSVNTTAAATTPTNATELDSTASEGSVATTTLPTTTTPTTLTSTTTPTDPPATVSVISTPSVSIPPSPSVTSDLTTTTTPSITSMESVSVPISGSSVSAALPNLSPISTLPELNGILSVDASPGDAAISVNSTAASPSTSTSTAPSCLSTTTNSVTEASDDSTLVTSSCCVTLHSSFTETTSPTSNSYDAITSTISPDAPVTTSPALICAAPPPTTSTSTSTTTTRSPTPNDCINSISASTITHPVIPSPTDICVPSTSCVGTTPTDTTSTTTTLNHAETTPTSSSATTAAVSSTLSTDSDPDYFNNATTTLTIPTTPMIYVSDSSSATSQHLTSPAPSNDCPCQDKDLQTSPEEQPSADPAEMSTVADEKVEMVQKSKQTEMDEEKEVVDGEKRHEKPTLVSSEETRKEVQEESEKAEEDAVAEPLSGKEGEWCEVSDEVEVKEGEVEEGVVEDPKQEETKSTSEK; via the exons ATGGAGCTGCCATTGGGCGGACCAGCGCTCAGGCACTACACCCAGAGCAGACCGAGACCTCATCGACAAAAACTGAACTATCGTCCCAGCAGACCACAG GAGACAATAATCGAGAGTGAACATGAAGTCCTCGAGCTCATGGGGCGAGTGGATGAAGGAGTTGAAGAGTTCTTTACTAAGAGGGTACTTCCTACTGATACACT GAAAAATCAGGATGAGGAAACCATCACAGTGCACGAAGTGGCTCCTGCCAGCTCCGCCCCTTGTCCACCCCAGACGAAAACACTAAGGAGGAAGCTTGGTGATTTCTTCACACTCAAAAAGAGACGAGGTCTGAAATCAGAGACAAGCCAGGAGGGGCGCCCCAAAAAGGCCTCCATTGCTGATTTCATTCGCCCACTCAGGGAGGTCGCCAGAGCTGAGAAAGATAAGGACAGAGTAAAGGAACTTGAcaaggaaaatgaaaaggaaaaagcgAAAGACGGAGAGACGGCTCTTCAGGAGACACCTGTTTCTGGTGCTCCCCTATTGAGAGGTGATGCGGCACCTCCCCGCCGAGCTCTCAGAGAGGGGAAGTCCCAATCTCTCATTCTGCTTTCTggatcagcagctgcagggtcTACCAATGCCAGAAACACTGCAAAG AAACAATTCGAAGGCCAGAATAGTTTTGAACAGAAACTCCATCTCATGCTTCAACGTATTGGAGTTTCCAAACCCCCACCAGGAGAGACACAG AAtcaggagggagagatgaaaaaaGCAGAATCTGAAG GAACCATCATTGACAGTAAACCTGAGCCATCTGCTTCTTTCTCAAAACCTCGAACAATGTCTGCGTCCTCAg ATACAAGGCATCAAATTCGACCAAGTGTGTCAGCACACGAGTCAGCTGGGAAACCTGCTCTGCTCCCAAAGCCAGTCATCAAGCCAGGTCCACCCCCCACAACATCTGGCCGCAACACACCTGAGAACGAGCTGGCCCAAATACAGGAAGGGGAGGCGAACACGCCCACTAAACTCAGTCCAACTGCAgccccgtctcctcctcccgCCCCCACTGCTACCACCATTCCTACTGTTCCGACAATCTCAGATTCAATCCCCGACTCACTTTCCCCTTCAAGTACTGTAACTCCCTCTGACACAGATATATGCACTGACTCTGTTAACACTACTGCAGCAGCTACAACACCCACAAATGCTACAGAGCTTGACAGCACAGCCTCAGAGGGTAGTGTAGCTACAACCACActgcccaccaccaccaccccaacAACCCTCACAAGCACCACTACACCCACCGATCCCCCTGCCACTGTCTCAGTTATTTCCACTCCCTCTGTGTCCATCCCTCCGAGCCCCTCTGTCACTTCCGATCTAACGACAACAACTACGCCCTCCATTACCTCCATGGAATCTGTCTCTGTTCCCATTAGTGGAAGTTCAGTTTCCGCAGCATTGCCAAATCTGTCGCCTATATCGACTTTGCCAGAGCTAAATGGTATTCTCTCAGTTGATGCATCTCCTGGTGACGCGGCTATTTCTGTCAACAGCACAGCTGCTTCACCCTCCACCAGCACATCAACTGCACCATCATGCTTGTCCACCACCACCAATTCAGTAACTGAAGCTAGTGATGATTCCACTTTGGTCACCTCTTCCTGCTGTGTGACTTTACATTCATCATTTACCGAAACTACATCTCCAACATCAAACTCCTATGATGCCATCACATCTACTATCTCACCTGATGCCCCTGTTACCACTTCCCCCGCCCTGATCTGTGCTGCCCCtcctcccaccacctccacctccacctctaCCACCACCACTAGAAGCCCAACTCCAAATGACTGCATCAACTCCATCTCTGCTTCCACCATTACTCACCCAGTCATTCCTAGCCCCACTGACATATGTGTTCCCTCTACATCTTGTGTTGGAACGACCCCCACAGACACCacttccaccaccaccactttaAACCATGCAGAAACCACTCCCACCAGCAGCTCAGCAACCACAGCTGCAGTTAGCTCCACACTGTCGACTGACTCAGACCCAGATTATTTTAACAATGCCACCACTACACTCACTATCCCCACAACCCCAATGATCTATGTTAGTGATAGCTCAAGTGCTACTTCTCAACATTTGACCAGTCCAGCCCCCTCTAATGATTGTCCATGCCAAGATAAGGATCTACAGACATCTCCTGAAGAACAACCCAGTGCAGATCCCGCAGAAATGAGCACAG tGGCAGATGAGAAGGTTGAGATGGTTCAAAAGAGCAAACAGACTGAAATGGATGAGGAAAAGGAAGTTGTTGATGGTGAGAAGAGGCATGAAAAACCAACGTTGGTCAGCAGTGAAGAAACAAGGAAAGAAGTGcaggaagaaagtgagaaagCTGAAGAAGACGCAGTGGCTGAACCTCTATCGGGGAAAGAGGGTGAGTGGTGTGAGGTGAGTGATGAGGTAGAAGTCAAAGAGGGAGAAGTAGAAGAGGGAGTAGTTGAGGATccaaaacaagaggaaacaaagtCAACAAGCGAGAAGTAA
- the LOC109636841 gene encoding uncharacterized protein isoform X2: protein MCTWMFQDAWMKQTSVRSLCSSLSSSSYFITIFLSWFSTQRGGGRERRGSVVRSVSLARPGPSHISVEALHTAGACALSNGASATEPRQQSSTATACRVSPMELPLGGPALRHYTQSRPRPHRQKLNYRPSRPQETIIESEHEVLELMGRVDEGVEEFFTKRVLPTDTLKNQDEETITVHEVAPASSAPCPPQTKTLRRKLGDFFTLKKRRGLKSETSQEGRPKKASIADFIRPLREVARAEKDKDRVKELDKENEKEKAKDGETALQETPVSGAPLLRGDAAPPRRALREGKSQSLILLSGSAAAGSTNARNTAKKQFEGQNSFEQKLHLMLQRIGVSKPPPGETQNQEGEMKKAESEDTRHQIRPSVSAHESAGKPALLPKPVIKPGPPPTTSGRNTPENELAQIQEGEANTPTKLSPTAAPSPPPAPTATTIPTVPTISDSIPDSLSPSSTVTPSDTDICTDSVNTTAAATTPTNATELDSTASEGSVATTTLPTTTTPTTLTSTTTPTDPPATVSVISTPSVSIPPSPSVTSDLTTTTTPSITSMESVSVPISGSSVSAALPNLSPISTLPELNGILSVDASPGDAAISVNSTAASPSTSTSTAPSCLSTTTNSVTEASDDSTLVTSSCCVTLHSSFTETTSPTSNSYDAITSTISPDAPVTTSPALICAAPPPTTSTSTSTTTTRSPTPNDCINSISASTITHPVIPSPTDICVPSTSCVGTTPTDTTSTTTTLNHAETTPTSSSATTAAVSSTLSTDSDPDYFNNATTTLTIPTTPMIYVSDSSSATSQHLTSPAPSNDCPCQDKDLQTSPEEQPSADPAEMSTVADEKVEMVQKSKQTEMDEEKEVVDGEKRHEKPTLVSSEETRKEVQEESEKAEEDAVAEPLSGKEGEWCEVSDEVEVKEGEVEEGVVEDPKQEETKSTSEK, encoded by the exons ATGTGCACATGGATGTTCCAGGATGCATGGATGAAACAAACGTCGGTGAGGTCATTGtgctcctctctttcttcctcttcttattTTATCACCATCTTTCTCTCATGGTTTTCCACTCAgaggggagggggcagagaaAGGCGAGGCTCTGTTGTCAGATCTGTCAGTCTAGCCCGGCCTGGCCCCTCCCACATCAGTGTGGAAGCATTACATACTGCTGGTGCTTGTGCTCTTAGCAACGGTGCCTCAGCAACAGAGCCACGGCAACAGAGCTCCACGGCAACAGCGTGCCGTGTCTCCCCAATGGAGCTGCCATTGGGCGGACCAGCGCTCAGGCACTACACCCAGAGCAGACCGAGACCTCATCGACAAAAACTGAACTATCGTCCCAGCAGACCACAG GAGACAATAATCGAGAGTGAACATGAAGTCCTCGAGCTCATGGGGCGAGTGGATGAAGGAGTTGAAGAGTTCTTTACTAAGAGGGTACTTCCTACTGATACACT GAAAAATCAGGATGAGGAAACCATCACAGTGCACGAAGTGGCTCCTGCCAGCTCCGCCCCTTGTCCACCCCAGACGAAAACACTAAGGAGGAAGCTTGGTGATTTCTTCACACTCAAAAAGAGACGAGGTCTGAAATCAGAGACAAGCCAGGAGGGGCGCCCCAAAAAGGCCTCCATTGCTGATTTCATTCGCCCACTCAGGGAGGTCGCCAGAGCTGAGAAAGATAAGGACAGAGTAAAGGAACTTGAcaaggaaaatgaaaaggaaaaagcgAAAGACGGAGAGACGGCTCTTCAGGAGACACCTGTTTCTGGTGCTCCCCTATTGAGAGGTGATGCGGCACCTCCCCGCCGAGCTCTCAGAGAGGGGAAGTCCCAATCTCTCATTCTGCTTTCTggatcagcagctgcagggtcTACCAATGCCAGAAACACTGCAAAG AAACAATTCGAAGGCCAGAATAGTTTTGAACAGAAACTCCATCTCATGCTTCAACGTATTGGAGTTTCCAAACCCCCACCAGGAGAGACACAG AAtcaggagggagagatgaaaaaaGCAGAATCTGAAG ATACAAGGCATCAAATTCGACCAAGTGTGTCAGCACACGAGTCAGCTGGGAAACCTGCTCTGCTCCCAAAGCCAGTCATCAAGCCAGGTCCACCCCCCACAACATCTGGCCGCAACACACCTGAGAACGAGCTGGCCCAAATACAGGAAGGGGAGGCGAACACGCCCACTAAACTCAGTCCAACTGCAgccccgtctcctcctcccgCCCCCACTGCTACCACCATTCCTACTGTTCCGACAATCTCAGATTCAATCCCCGACTCACTTTCCCCTTCAAGTACTGTAACTCCCTCTGACACAGATATATGCACTGACTCTGTTAACACTACTGCAGCAGCTACAACACCCACAAATGCTACAGAGCTTGACAGCACAGCCTCAGAGGGTAGTGTAGCTACAACCACActgcccaccaccaccaccccaacAACCCTCACAAGCACCACTACACCCACCGATCCCCCTGCCACTGTCTCAGTTATTTCCACTCCCTCTGTGTCCATCCCTCCGAGCCCCTCTGTCACTTCCGATCTAACGACAACAACTACGCCCTCCATTACCTCCATGGAATCTGTCTCTGTTCCCATTAGTGGAAGTTCAGTTTCCGCAGCATTGCCAAATCTGTCGCCTATATCGACTTTGCCAGAGCTAAATGGTATTCTCTCAGTTGATGCATCTCCTGGTGACGCGGCTATTTCTGTCAACAGCACAGCTGCTTCACCCTCCACCAGCACATCAACTGCACCATCATGCTTGTCCACCACCACCAATTCAGTAACTGAAGCTAGTGATGATTCCACTTTGGTCACCTCTTCCTGCTGTGTGACTTTACATTCATCATTTACCGAAACTACATCTCCAACATCAAACTCCTATGATGCCATCACATCTACTATCTCACCTGATGCCCCTGTTACCACTTCCCCCGCCCTGATCTGTGCTGCCCCtcctcccaccacctccacctccacctctaCCACCACCACTAGAAGCCCAACTCCAAATGACTGCATCAACTCCATCTCTGCTTCCACCATTACTCACCCAGTCATTCCTAGCCCCACTGACATATGTGTTCCCTCTACATCTTGTGTTGGAACGACCCCCACAGACACCacttccaccaccaccactttaAACCATGCAGAAACCACTCCCACCAGCAGCTCAGCAACCACAGCTGCAGTTAGCTCCACACTGTCGACTGACTCAGACCCAGATTATTTTAACAATGCCACCACTACACTCACTATCCCCACAACCCCAATGATCTATGTTAGTGATAGCTCAAGTGCTACTTCTCAACATTTGACCAGTCCAGCCCCCTCTAATGATTGTCCATGCCAAGATAAGGATCTACAGACATCTCCTGAAGAACAACCCAGTGCAGATCCCGCAGAAATGAGCACAG tGGCAGATGAGAAGGTTGAGATGGTTCAAAAGAGCAAACAGACTGAAATGGATGAGGAAAAGGAAGTTGTTGATGGTGAGAAGAGGCATGAAAAACCAACGTTGGTCAGCAGTGAAGAAACAAGGAAAGAAGTGcaggaagaaagtgagaaagCTGAAGAAGACGCAGTGGCTGAACCTCTATCGGGGAAAGAGGGTGAGTGGTGTGAGGTGAGTGATGAGGTAGAAGTCAAAGAGGGAGAAGTAGAAGAGGGAGTAGTTGAGGATccaaaacaagaggaaacaaagtCAACAAGCGAGAAGTAA